In one Candidatus Zixiibacteriota bacterium genomic region, the following are encoded:
- the thrS gene encoding threonine--tRNA ligase, which translates to MAIALKFPDGTVKDFPDGTTGYDVAKSISPRLADEALAVTLDDEIVDLNRPLPRGGEFRVHTFDTPQGKWVFWHSSAHVMAEAVQDLFPGTRLAIGPPIEEGFYYDFDAPKPFTDEDLARIEQRMSEIVAGDHKFLREEVSREEAIRRAKENNEPFKVELIDGLQDGTISYYKHDHFIDLCRGPHLPSTNRIKAFKLLSVAGAYWRGDERNKMLQRIYGVSYPKKAMLEEYLKRLEEAKKRDHRKLGKELGLFTITEETGGGLPMWMPKGALMRHLIENYWKETHLAHGYDLVMSPHIARLKLWETSGHTGFYNESMYSPIEVDNEKYQIKPMNCPFHIMMYKQNLHSYRELPLRWAELGTVYRYERGGVLHGLFRVRGFTQDDAHIFCTPDQLEDEVLGVLNLTEELLGAFGFHDYHIYLSTRPEKAIGAPELWQVAEGTLRKALAKKNMKYDVDAGGGAFYGPKIDIKIRDAMAREWQCTTVQFDFNLPERFDISYVDSDGQYKRPYMVHRALLGSLERFMGVLIEHYGGFFPLWIAPVQAKVIPITDKQLDFARDVQARLKAAGLRGELDDRSEKMGYKIREAETAKIPYMLVIGPKEVEAGQVSLRHHGSGDLGAMAVDEVIKRLSAEVATRALPVRK; encoded by the coding sequence ATGGCGATTGCACTGAAATTTCCCGACGGCACCGTCAAAGATTTTCCCGACGGGACGACCGGGTACGATGTTGCCAAGTCGATCTCGCCGCGGCTGGCCGACGAGGCGCTGGCGGTAACGCTCGACGATGAGATTGTCGATCTCAACCGGCCCCTGCCGCGCGGCGGTGAATTTCGCGTTCACACGTTTGATACGCCGCAAGGGAAGTGGGTTTTCTGGCATTCATCGGCGCACGTAATGGCGGAGGCGGTCCAGGATCTGTTTCCCGGAACGCGGCTGGCGATCGGACCGCCGATCGAGGAAGGCTTCTACTACGACTTCGACGCGCCGAAGCCCTTCACGGACGAGGACCTGGCGCGCATCGAGCAGCGCATGAGTGAGATAGTCGCCGGCGACCACAAATTCCTCCGGGAGGAAGTGAGCCGCGAGGAAGCGATCCGCCGCGCCAAGGAGAATAACGAGCCGTTTAAGGTCGAGTTGATCGACGGTTTGCAGGACGGCACGATCTCCTATTATAAGCACGATCATTTCATCGATCTGTGCCGCGGCCCGCATCTGCCTTCGACCAACCGGATCAAGGCGTTCAAGCTGCTCTCGGTGGCGGGCGCGTACTGGCGCGGTGACGAGCGCAACAAGATGCTGCAGCGGATTTACGGCGTGTCGTATCCGAAGAAGGCGATGCTGGAGGAGTATCTCAAGCGGCTGGAGGAAGCGAAGAAACGCGATCATCGCAAGCTCGGCAAGGAACTCGGGCTGTTTACGATCACGGAAGAGACCGGCGGCGGGCTGCCGATGTGGATGCCGAAGGGCGCGCTGATGCGGCACCTGATCGAGAATTACTGGAAGGAAACGCATCTGGCGCACGGGTACGACCTGGTGATGTCACCGCATATCGCGCGGCTGAAATTGTGGGAGACCTCGGGGCACACCGGCTTCTATAATGAAAGCATGTACTCGCCGATCGAGGTGGACAATGAGAAGTACCAGATCAAGCCGATGAACTGCCCGTTCCACATCATGATGTACAAGCAGAACCTGCACTCGTACCGCGAGCTGCCGCTGCGCTGGGCGGAACTCGGCACGGTCTATCGCTACGAACGCGGCGGCGTGCTGCACGGATTATTCCGCGTGCGCGGATTCACCCAGGATGACGCCCACATTTTCTGCACGCCCGATCAGCTTGAGGATGAGGTGCTCGGGGTGCTGAATCTGACCGAGGAGCTGCTGGGCGCGTTTGGATTCCACGACTACCACATCTATCTGTCGACGCGTCCGGAGAAGGCGATCGGCGCGCCGGAGTTGTGGCAAGTGGCTGAGGGGACGCTGCGCAAGGCGCTGGCGAAGAAAAACATGAAGTACGATGTGGACGCCGGCGGCGGGGCGTTTTACGGCCCCAAGATCGATATCAAGATTCGCGATGCCATGGCCCGCGAATGGCAGTGTACGACCGTGCAATTCGACTTCAACCTGCCGGAGCGGTTCGATATCTCCTACGTCGATTCCGACGGCCAGTACAAGCGGCCGTATATGGTGCACCGGGCACTGCTGGGTTCGCTTGAACGCTTTATGGGCGTGCTGATCGAGCATTACGGCGGCTTTTTCCCGCTGTGGATCGCGCCGGTGCAGGCCAAGGTGATTCCGATCACCGACAAGCAGCTTGATTTTGCCCGCGATGTGCAAGCGCGCCTGAAGGCGGCCGGGTTGCGCGGCGAATTGGATGACCGCTCCGAGAAGATGGGCTACAAGATTCGCGAGGCGGAGACTGCCAAGATCCCGTATATGCTCGTGATCGGGCCGAAGGAAGTGGAGGCGGGGCAGGTGAGTCTGCGCCACCACGGCAGCGGCGATTTGGGGGCGATGGCGGTGGACGAAGTGATCAAGCGGTTGAGCGCGGAAGTGGCGACGCGGGCGTTGCCGGTGCGGAAGTAG
- a CDS encoding sugar transferase, with amino-acid sequence MQRLFDLTLATLGLLVTLPLTLLIVLALLLFDFGNPVFVHRRVGREGEEFGLIKFRTMRRNAGGVGLTVARDARITPIGRILRRLKLDELPQLLNVAAGQMAIVGPRPETPEFVAGYDAAQREILRYKPGLTDPASLKYRHEEKILAKFADPVDVYIKTILPDKIALSLAYQKRRTIWSDVGIIVRTILAISRSHRATKTLDKNGLAA; translated from the coding sequence ATGCAACGCTTGTTTGATCTGACGCTGGCTACGCTCGGTCTGCTGGTGACTTTGCCGCTGACGTTGCTAATCGTGTTAGCGCTGCTGCTGTTCGATTTCGGCAATCCCGTTTTTGTTCATCGCCGGGTCGGGCGGGAGGGCGAGGAGTTCGGCTTGATCAAGTTTCGCACGATGCGGCGCAACGCCGGCGGTGTCGGGCTGACGGTGGCACGCGATGCGCGGATCACGCCGATCGGCCGGATTTTACGGCGGCTGAAGCTCGACGAGTTGCCGCAGTTGCTGAACGTGGCGGCCGGGCAGATGGCGATCGTCGGTCCGCGGCCCGAGACGCCGGAATTTGTCGCCGGCTACGATGCGGCGCAGCGGGAGATCTTGAGGTACAAACCGGGACTTACCGATCCTGCTTCTCTGAAATACCGGCACGAAGAAAAGATACTGGCGAAGTTTGCCGACCCGGTCGATGTTTACATAAAGACGATCTTGCCGGACAAGATTGCGCTTTCGCTGGCATACCAAAAACGGCGCACAATTTGGTCGGATGTCGGCATCATCGTGCGTACCATTCTTGCGATCTCGCGATCGCACCGGGCGACGAAAACGCTTGACAAGAACGGCTTAGCGGCATAA